The sequence AGGCCCTGCTGAACGGCCTGAAGGCCCTGAGCGCCGTCCAGACCCCCGCCCCGTCACCGACGCCGGCTCCGGTCTGAGGAGTCGCTGCACTGTTGCGGCTGACAGGCTGACAAGCTGACAAGAGGTCAGGAGGTCAGGAGGTCAGGAGGTCAGCCGCAACTGCGGGCCGAGCTGCCGCCCTGCGAAAAACCTTGGCGGCACCGCGGCCGCAGCGGCATTCTGTGCGCATGCTGATCAGGGAAGCCGACACCGAGGACTGGCCCGCCATCTGGCCGTTCTTCCACAAGATCGTCGCTGCGGGCGAGACCTTCACCTATCCCGTCGATCTCAGCGAGGACCAGGGACGGGACTGGTGGCTGCTGTCGGCCCCGAACCGTACGGTCGTCGCCGTCGACGATGCCGGCACGGTCCTGGGCACGGCGAAGATGAACAACAACCACATGGGCAACGGCTCGCACATCGCCAGCGCCAGCTACATGGTCGACCCGGCGCACTCCGGGCGGGGCGTGGGTCGGGCGCTGTGCGAGTACACCGTCGAGTGGGCGCGCGCGGCCGGCTTCCGGGCGATGCAGTTCAACGCGGTCGTCGAGACCAACGTGCATGCGGTGAAGCTGTACCGCTCGCTGGGCTTCGAGGTGCTGGGCACGCTGCCGGAGGGGTTCCGGCACCCGACGAAGGGCTATGTCGGGCTGCACATCATGCACCGCCCGCTCTGACGGGCTGTTGGAGGACGGTCCGGCAGCAGTCGCGGCTCCTCCACGCAAGAAGGCGGAGCCGCGGCTCCTCCGCGCAAGAAGGCGACGCCAAACCTGGCGTCGCCTCAGCGGAGGATCGGAACGGAACGTCAGGAGGTCACGACGTTGAACGCCGGGAACACCTTCGGCTGAGCGTCGCCGACCCCGAGGTCCCGCAGGATCGGAACGATGATCTCGCCGAACTTGGCGAAGGACTCCTCGGAGTCCCAGACGTCCGTCACGAACCAGCCGGTGGGGCTGGGGCCTGCGATGTGGGCGATCAGACCGGGCACCGGCCAGTCCGAGCTCTTCTTGGCCGGACCGCCTCCCTTGGTCACTCGGTTCGCGCTTTCCTCGTACTGGGCCTGGGTCACACCGGGCATGTCGAACACAGCGATGATCGCCATGATCACTCCGTCTCGTTGAGGGGCATTGGCTTCTCCCAGTCGACCGCCCCGACCTCCCGCCCGCGCGCTGGCGTACGCCGTCCGACGGAGGCCCGTCCTGGGACTTCCTCGGCTGCCCGGCCGAACCGGGCACTCCATTCCCGCAGTTGCTCGACCAGCTCGGGCGGCTCCAGGACCCGGAAGTCGACCCCGATCGCGCCGAGCGCCATGGTCGGCCAGTCCAGGGAGTCGCTGGTCATCCGCACCCGGCAGTGCTCGGGGTCGACCTCCTCCACCGTGGCCCAGCGGCCGATCCGCTCGCGCACCGCCGCGGCCGGGCCGTCCACCACGACCTCGACCTGGTACGGGCGGGGCGCGCCGATCAGGCCGGCCCGGACGAACTCGGCGGCGTCACCCCCGGGCAACTCCCGAGGTCGGAAGCGTGCGCCGCCGCCCTGCGGCGCGGCAAGGCGATCGAGTCGGAAGCTGCGCCAGTCGTGCCTGGCGAGGTCGTAGGCGACGAGGTACCAGCGGCGCCCGAGGCAGACCAGCCGGTGCGGCTCGACCTCCCGCTCGGCGTGCCGGCCGTCGGCCGTGGTGTACGAGAAGCGGAGCCGCTCGCTGTCCCGGCAGGCGAGCGCCGCCACGGTGAGCGCCTCCGGATCGATGCCGGAGGCGGCCGCGCCGGCCGCCTCGCCCCAGTCCGCGGGCACGGTCACCGCCCGCAGCGCCTCGGCCCTGCGCCGCAGCCGGGTCGGCATCACCTGCACCACCTTGGCCAGCACCCGCACCGACGCCTCGGCGATGCCCTCCACCGCCCCCTCGGCAGCGGCCTGCAGCCCCACGACCAGCGCCACCGCCTCCTCGTCGTCGATCACCAACGGCGGCAGCGCCGCGCCGGCGGCGAGCTGGTAGCCGCCGTCCACGCCGCGCTGCGCCTCCACCGGATAGCCCAGCTCGCGCAGCCGGTCGATGTCGCGGCGCAGGGTCCGGGGCGAGACGCCCAGGCGCTCGGCCAGCTCCTCGCCCGGCCAGTACCGGTGGGTCTGGAGCAGGGAGAGCAGTCGCAGGGTGCGGGTGCTGGTGTTCGCCATGTCGACGATTCTCCCGGGAATTCAGGTCAGAAAGTGACCGCTGTGCTCCCTAATGTGGAACTCGACCGACGGAGCAACAGCAACGGAAGGCGAAGACCTCATGAGCGAGACCCTGACCACCACTGCCCCGGCCGTGACCGGCGAGCGCGCCGACCTCCTGGTCGCACTGGCCAAGCAGCGGCACTTCCTGCGCTTCACCACCCGTGACCTCACCGACGAGCAGGCCGGGCAGCGGACCACGGCCAGTGAGCTCTGCCTGGGCGGCCTGATCAAGCACGTCACCTCGGTCGAGCGGCTCTGGGCGAACTTCATCGTTGACGGACCGTCGGCGATGCCCGACTTCTCCGCCTTCACCGAGGCCGACTACGCCCGCCGCGCCGACGAGTTCCGCATGCTGCCCGGCGAGACCCTCGCCGGTGTGCTGGCCGACTACGAGACGGTGGCCCGGCGCACCGACGAGCTGGTCACCGCCCTGCCCGACCTGAACGCCACCCAGCCGCTCCCCAAGGCCCCCTGGTTCGAGCCCGATGCCGAGTGGTCGGCCCGCCGGGTCCTGCTGCACATCGCCACCGAGACCGCCCAGCACGCCGGCCACGCCGACATCATCCGCGAGTCCCTGGACGGCGCGAAGAGCATGGGCTGAGCACCGCTCGGCCGAGTCAGGGGCTCGCGCCGTCGCGCCCCTGACTCGGCTGGTCGAGTTGCTGCTCGCGCTTGCGCTGCTCGTCCTTCAGGCTCTCGACCCGCTCCGCGAACACGCGCATGGCCTCCTCGTCGTTCGCCTGGCCGTACGGCCCGATCCGCAGCTGGACGGAACTGAGCTCCTGCTCGATGGAGTCGGCGGTCTGCTGCAGGTAGAAGCTCCGCTCACGGAACTTGAAGTATCCGGTGAAACCCGCCGACACCCCCACGCTGAAACTCAGCACGATCGTGCCCCACTTGAGCTGCGGGTAGTAACTCTCCAGACCGGCGAGGCTCGTGGTCCCGAGCGAGCCGATGATGACGATCGCCTGGAACCAGTTGTGCACCCGCCGGTACCGCTTGCTGCTGAGGCGGACGTCCTCGATGTAACCGGGTGTCGAATCCCGGTACGAGAAACGGTGTATCTCCAGCGGCAAGCTGAGCCTTGCGGCGTAGAGCCCGCGCCTCTCCTCGGCGACGTCGAGTTCCAACCTCAGCTCGGCGGTTGAGGCCGATCAGCTGCTCCAGCGGCCCACTGGTCTCCGTACTGCTTGTCATCTTCCCCCGATCAACACCCACCGCACCCTAAGGCAGCCCGCGGCCCGCTACGCGTCCACCCCCAGCACCCGGGTGCCGGTCGGCAAGCAGGAGGGCCAGCGGTCCGCCCTGGAGGAGGAACCGCCCGTCCTCAACAGCGGCGAGTGCGTCCTGCATAGGCCACCACATCAGCTTGAAGCCCTCCTCACCGGGTGCGAGTTCCTGCGGGCCGATGGTCAGGTCGCGGGCCTCGTAGAGGTGCAGGCGTGCCGTCGAGCCGGGAACGATGGCGTAGGAGCCCAGAGGACGCCACGTCTCGGCAGTGATCCCGGCCTCCTCGCGCAGTTCGCGCCGCGCGCACTCTTCCGGGGTCTCGTCGCCTTCCTGGCGCCCTCCGGGGAGGAACAGGTACTCGCCACCGTGGTGGGGGAACGGCGCGGCCAGCAGGGCGACCAGGCCGTTGGAATCGCGAGCGGCGATGACGGCCGCGTCCCGGGTGGGCAGCTGGGTGTCGGTCATGGACGGAGCGTAGGACGGGCTCAGACCACCATGCAGGCGAACGGCACGTTCATCACCGTTGGGTGGGCGATCCCGCGGCCCATGTAGCCGTCCTCGCCGAAGGCGTCGCCGTGGTCGGCGCACATGATGATCAACCACCGTTTGGTGCTGGTGAGGGTGTCGATGAGGTTGCCGAGGTGTGCGTCGGCGTAGGCGAGGGCTGCGCTCTGGGACTGCCAGGAGTCGGAGCTGTCGCCAATGTAGTGGCCGTGGGGGACGTGGGTGGCCGAGACGTTGACGAACAGGAACAGCGGCCGGTCGAGGCGGTTGGCAGCAACGTCGAGGGCGTGTTCGACTTGGTAGCGGGTGG is a genomic window of Kitasatospora azatica KCTC 9699 containing:
- a CDS encoding NUDIX hydrolase — translated: MTDTQLPTRDAAVIAARDSNGLVALLAAPFPHHGGEYLFLPGGRQEGDETPEECARRELREEAGITAETWRPLGSYAIVPGSTARLHLYEARDLTIGPQELAPGEEGFKLMWWPMQDALAAVEDGRFLLQGGPLALLLADRHPGAGGGRVAGRGLP
- a CDS encoding DinB family protein; this encodes MSETLTTTAPAVTGERADLLVALAKQRHFLRFTTRDLTDEQAGQRTTASELCLGGLIKHVTSVERLWANFIVDGPSAMPDFSAFTEADYARRADEFRMLPGETLAGVLADYETVARRTDELVTALPDLNATQPLPKAPWFEPDAEWSARRVLLHIATETAQHAGHADIIRESLDGAKSMG
- a CDS encoding GNAT family N-acetyltransferase, coding for MLIREADTEDWPAIWPFFHKIVAAGETFTYPVDLSEDQGRDWWLLSAPNRTVVAVDDAGTVLGTAKMNNNHMGNGSHIASASYMVDPAHSGRGVGRALCEYTVEWARAAGFRAMQFNAVVETNVHAVKLYRSLGFEVLGTLPEGFRHPTKGYVGLHIMHRPL
- a CDS encoding helix-turn-helix transcriptional regulator — protein: MANTSTRTLRLLSLLQTHRYWPGEELAERLGVSPRTLRRDIDRLRELGYPVEAQRGVDGGYQLAAGAALPPLVIDDEEAVALVVGLQAAAEGAVEGIAEASVRVLAKVVQVMPTRLRRRAEALRAVTVPADWGEAAGAAASGIDPEALTVAALACRDSERLRFSYTTADGRHAEREVEPHRLVCLGRRWYLVAYDLARHDWRSFRLDRLAAPQGGGARFRPRELPGGDAAEFVRAGLIGAPRPYQVEVVVDGPAAAVRERIGRWATVEEVDPEHCRVRMTSDSLDWPTMALGAIGVDFRVLEPPELVEQLREWSARFGRAAEEVPGRASVGRRTPARGREVGAVDWEKPMPLNETE
- a CDS encoding DUF4231 domain-containing protein, which codes for MELDVAEERRGLYAARLSLPLEIHRFSYRDSTPGYIEDVRLSSKRYRRVHNWFQAIVIIGSLGTTSLAGLESYYPQLKWGTIVLSFSVGVSAGFTGYFKFRERSFYLQQTADSIEQELSSVQLRIGPYGQANDEEAMRVFAERVESLKDEQRKREQQLDQPSQGRDGASP